The Halioglobus maricola genome segment GAAACGGCGGCCGTCGCTAAGCAGCAATCACATCATTTGTGAAGGAAACGCGGTTGATTGCTACGGAACTGGAATTAATGAAGCTTTGCACGCTCAAGGATCTCGACGTTGCCCCGCTGCCACAGACATCTGACCCCGTCAGGATGTTCATGACCTGGCATCGCCGCAGTGATCAGCAGCCAGCCCACATGTGGCTTCGCTCTCGAATCGAGAAAATAGCGCAGGAAGCAAGAAAAAAACCATGAACGACCACCCATCCAGTCTTATCCGTTGCACCTGACGAAAAGACCAGCCGGCTGGGAAGATGTTCAGCACGTGCGCTCGTTCAGCCTGACTCAGGCTCGAACACATTCACACCTTTTGCGTGACAGGATAGAACTGTATATATTCAGGTGAACTCGACAGGGCCGGTCATTCATTCCAATGAGTGCAGAGAACAACAACGAGCCAGATCAGCAGGCCACTCTGGGCTTCTGGAAGGAACTAAGGCGCCGCAAGGTCATTCGCGTTGCCTCGGTCTATATCGTTACCGGCTGGCTCATCATCCAGGTGGCCTCGTCCACTTTCGCCAGTTTCGGCATCCCTGATTGGGCATTTCGTTTCGTCGCTTTGATGCTGCTATTGGGATTCCCGGTAGCGCTCATAATTACATGGGCGTTCGAATTAACTCCGGATGGGATCAAGCCATCGAGTAAAGCGGTGGCCGCGGGAGATTCGACGCAGGCTTTGACCGCGAAACGGAACTGGCACGCCTATGGACTGGGCGCAGCCATTCCGACGCTGATATTCGGCACTCTGGGGCTCTTCTTCTATTTTCAGGAGCGGACTCCAGTGACCGCGATGAGCCCCTCAGCCAAGCACCAATCAACCGTGATGGAAGTCCAGATTGAAGAGTCGATCGCAGTCATGCCGTTGGTCAATATGAGCTCGCATCCGGAAAACGCATTTTTTGCCGGCGGCATTCACGAGGATGTGCTGACCAACCTGTCACGAATCGATGACCTCCAGGTGATCTCGCGTACCTCCATGCTCAAGTATGCCGCTTCAGATATGACCCTGCGCGAGATCGGCGAAGAACTGGACGTGGACTACATCGTTGAGGGCTCAGTACGGCGTATGGGCGATCATGTGCGAGTCACGATCCAGTTGATTAACGCCCACAACGATCTCCACCTGTGGGCGAACAATTATGAACGGGAAGTGGTAGACGTGTTTGCTACCCAGAGCGAACTCGCTCGGGAGATCAGCGACTCTATTCACCTGGAACTTCAGCCAGAGTCGGTGGGTGACCTGCATGACATGCCAACGGTGAGTGTCCTCGCCTACGACAGCTACATCAAAGCAGCAAGCATCGAGAAAACCGAGGGCGAGAACGAAGCGAGCATGACGCGCAGGCGAGAACTGCTCGAGCAAGCTGTGGCGGAAGACCCCGATTTTGTAGAAGCATGGGCGGTCCTCAAGCGACTCTATGACCTTCAGCTGGATCGCCTCAAGCGACGGGGCTGGTATCTCAGCGACGAGCAGGATAGAGAGAAAGCGATCGCTGAACTCACAGCAGATTCACAGCGCGCACTGCAGAAGGCTGTCGCTCTGGATCCCCAGAACGAAGAGACCCTCATTTCCCAGGCTGTCGACTATAACTGGCCAAAAACTGCAGCAGAAATGGAGACACAGAGAGCGATATTTGACCAAATCATCGCCGCCTATCCAGATAGCGCCAAGGCCTGGTACCACTTGGGTCACTGGCATTCACACCTCGTTGATCTGCCTGACCATGATCAGGAAACAGCATGGTCTGCTGCAATTGAAGCTTTCGACAAGGCCCTTGAACTGGACCCTTTTAACGCACGTATGGTAGCTGCCGTTCTCAAATGGCACAGGGATAAAGGGTTCGAGGAGAGCTTGCCGCGTCTTGCCGCACGGCTGAATCAGATTCTCCCTGAGACCGCCGCCGATCGAAACCTCGCCCGGGTTGCCTGGAACTTCAAGCGGCGGCAGATTCGCTCAGCGTTTCTGATCACTGCAGACGAATCCTTCCTGAAAGAGTATGAAAAAGGACTCGCTGAAGCTATCGTCAACGAGAACTTTGTCGACCCGGTGTTTCGCTTCTGGGACGAGGTGGATCTGCACATATTCACCAACGATCTCGACAGCTTGATTGAGATGTCCTCAGATGACGTGGTGCCCAGAGAAAGCCCCTGGTTTCCTCTGGTCTCAAATGTGGTCGATGCTGCCGCGATGACGGCTCACCTATCCAGGCAAGAGCAGGACAGCGCCCGCCTGAGAGCCCGGAAAGTCCTGGCCAACGAAGAGTACGTGTTGTCCCAGACTGTGGACGACGGCCACGAGCACATAGCATTGCTGATCAAGGCCCACAACCTGCTGGGAAGCAACGACCAAGCCGAAAGATTGACTCGGGAGGTCTTATCAAAAATCAAAGCAGACGGGGAATGGCAGCCCTGGGAACTCAGCATCGTGGCGGGCATGGATGCGGAACGGGCTGTGAATTTACTGTTTGAACAGTTGGAAAAACACCCGGAATGGAATGGCTTTGACGGTATTGCAGCCTACCATTTGTGGAGCCGGAAATTACTCGTTCATCCGCGGGTGAAGAACTACTACCTGTCTGAAGGCAAGTGGACGAAATTTCTCGCGGCGCGCCTGGATGAATACGCTGAACCCAAACCCTAGAAGTCAAACTTCTTGAGCAAGGCAAAGGAATTCACTGCGCACCGAGGAGGAAAATGGACGACATTCTGGCAGCCTGCGAAATAGCGCTGTAAATCCTGAGTGCCATCAATATCCAGTACCGGCAGACTCTGGATATTGCCATTAGTCATTGTCGCCCTTTCGAACGCTGTCCGCGCTTTTGCGCCAATATGAAGCCAGAATGGAACCATTGATATTCATTATCGGGCCGAAGACAGCCGGCGCTATGCCCATGGAGGCGACACGCCCCATCTCCACTGCAATGCCGGATGCCAGACCAGAGTTCTGCATGCCGACTTCGAACGCAATCGAGCGCGCCGAAGCTTCGTCCATACGTATCAGTTTCGCGGTACCGTAACCCAGTGCCAGGCCCAGTATGTTTTGCAGTGCGACGAAGCCAATCAAGGCAAATCCCAGTGACAGCAGGTTGTCTCGGCCCGCGGCAGTGATCACCGCAATAATAATGACGATCCCCCCCATCGACACCAGCGGCAGGGCTCGATCGAGCAAGGGGAATTTTCCATGCATGTAGTGATTGAACAACAGGCCAGCGCAAACCGGTAAGAGCACCATTTTCGTGATACTCCAGAACATCTCTATCGGGTGTATGGGCACATGCTCGCCGGCAAGCAAAGACATCAACAGCGGCATCGTCAAGGGCGCAATAATCGTGGAAAAGGCAGTCAAAGACAGGGAAAGAGCCAGGTTTGCTCCCGAAATGTAGGCCATGACATTCGAGGCAAGCCCACCCGGTGCGCAGCCCACAAGAATCATTCCGACGGCGATTTCAGGTGGGAGCCCCGATGCACTTGCCAGAGCCACCCCGATCATCGGCATCAACGTATATTGACAACCCAGGCCGACAGCAATGCTCTTGGGCATCTTCAATACCCTCACAAAGTCAGCCACTCCAACAGATGTCCCCATCCCGAACATGATTATCATCAGCAGCGGAACGATCAATCCTGTGAGTTCGAAATTGCCGATACTCAGAAACAGAGAAGGAAACGCCAGGGCGATCGCTACGACGATCAGAATAGACAGCGTAAATGCAGCGTTCTTTAACATCCGGTGATCCCCAAGTCAGAGAATGGCTATTCTCAATGGAAGCGCGCACTTAGTCAAAAACCCAGGTCGTGCGCCCAGCATATTACGGCACAGCACATGCCGCTGCAGGTATTAACAATTCTTTACTTCACTGGCCGCTGACGAAACACTACGATGGCGATCTACTGATTCTTCAGGTCACTTGATTTCATGCGCAAGATACTACTTCTCTGGCTACCGCTCGCACTGGCCGGCTGCAAGATACAGATCGACAACCCTGAAACCGGGGCAGTGATTTCACAGAATTACGGCTGCGCGGCAGCCAGTTCCTGCACTATCGAGGTTGGGGGCGTCGACTTTGATGAAACATTTGTCGCTGTTCCCGAATCCGGATTTGCCTTCATTGGGTGGAAGCGGCAGTCGCGAGGTCTGTGTGGTGGTAGCGATTCCTACTGCCAACTGGTGACAAATGGATTCCTCGGTATAGAAGCTCTATTGTCCATACTCGATTCTGATGAAGTGTTCTATCTGACGCCAGAATTCGCACCGCTGGCTGACGCTGAAGCGGTGGACATCACCGATGCCATCCTGGTGGAGACAAGTGGCGACTGCGCGCTCTACGCACAGC includes the following:
- a CDS encoding bile acid:sodium symporter family protein, with product MLKNAAFTLSILIVVAIALAFPSLFLSIGNFELTGLIVPLLMIIMFGMGTSVGVADFVRVLKMPKSIAVGLGCQYTLMPMIGVALASASGLPPEIAVGMILVGCAPGGLASNVMAYISGANLALSLSLTAFSTIIAPLTMPLLMSLLAGEHVPIHPIEMFWSITKMVLLPVCAGLLFNHYMHGKFPLLDRALPLVSMGGIVIIIAVITAAGRDNLLSLGFALIGFVALQNILGLALGYGTAKLIRMDEASARSIAFEVGMQNSGLASGIAVEMGRVASMGIAPAVFGPIMNINGSILASYWRKSADSVRKGDND